One genomic window of Myxococcus xanthus includes the following:
- a CDS encoding response regulator, with protein MSHILVVDDDASHRTLICDALEEMGYPTVQAANGREALDLLEGDMPSAVLLDLRMPVMSGWGLLDALKKMPRARGLPIIIISGYGFEWEAELVGAAGYISKPVDLDKVRMTVQQIAGPPEMSLVH; from the coding sequence ATGTCCCACATCCTGGTCGTCGATGACGACGCGAGCCACCGCACGCTCATCTGCGATGCACTCGAGGAAATGGGCTATCCCACGGTTCAAGCGGCCAACGGTCGTGAGGCGCTGGACCTGCTGGAGGGAGACATGCCCTCCGCCGTGCTGCTCGACTTGCGGATGCCAGTCATGAGCGGTTGGGGATTGCTCGACGCACTCAAGAAGATGCCCCGTGCGCGGGGTCTGCCCATCATCATCATCTCCGGCTACGGCTTCGAATGGGAGGCCGAGCTCGTGGGCGCCGCGGGCTACATCTCCAAGCCCGTGGACCTGGACAAGGTGCGGATGACGGTGCAGCAGATTGCCGGTCCGCCGGAGATGTCGCTCGTCCACTGA
- a CDS encoding amidohydrolase family protein: MATDSDADVPVPCLASAPTWRDAGIRMPMPALQDTEGPRLPEGLPPVVDAHVHLFPDRVFDAVWRWFDQYGWPIRYKLHTRQVVSFLLSRGVHRVVALHYAHRPGMARALNAYVAEVAREEPRVLGLATVLPGEPDATAVLEEAFDAGLRGVKIHCHVQCFSPDAPHLHEVYAACAKAGRPLVMHAGREPSSPHYNCDTYALCAAERVERVLKDHPTLKLCVPHLGADEFDAYARLLERHDNLWLDTTMALAGYFPVPIPRRALEVRPERIIYGTDFPNIPYAWDRELRTMLGMKLDDAVLAGILGQNALQLYGA; encoded by the coding sequence ATGGCCACCGACTCCGACGCTGACGTGCCCGTCCCCTGCCTGGCCTCCGCGCCCACGTGGCGGGACGCCGGCATCCGCATGCCCATGCCCGCCCTCCAGGACACGGAGGGCCCTCGCCTGCCCGAAGGACTGCCGCCCGTGGTGGACGCGCACGTCCACCTCTTCCCGGACCGGGTGTTCGACGCGGTGTGGCGCTGGTTCGACCAGTACGGCTGGCCCATCCGCTACAAGCTGCACACGCGACAGGTCGTGTCCTTCCTCCTGTCGCGAGGTGTCCACCGGGTGGTGGCGCTGCATTACGCCCACCGGCCAGGCATGGCCCGCGCGCTCAACGCCTACGTGGCGGAGGTGGCCCGGGAAGAGCCTCGTGTGCTGGGGCTCGCCACCGTGCTCCCGGGCGAACCCGATGCCACGGCCGTGTTGGAAGAGGCGTTCGACGCGGGCCTGCGTGGGGTGAAGATTCATTGCCACGTTCAATGCTTCTCACCTGACGCGCCGCACCTTCACGAGGTGTATGCCGCGTGCGCGAAGGCGGGCCGTCCGCTCGTCATGCACGCGGGGCGGGAGCCCTCCAGTCCCCACTACAATTGCGACACCTACGCGCTCTGCGCCGCGGAGCGGGTGGAGCGCGTGCTGAAGGACCATCCCACGCTGAAGCTGTGCGTGCCCCACCTGGGCGCGGACGAGTTCGACGCCTACGCGCGGCTGCTCGAGCGGCACGACAACCTCTGGCTGGACACCACCATGGCCCTGGCCGGGTACTTCCCCGTCCCCATCCCCCGCCGCGCGCTGGAGGTCCGGCCCGAGCGCATCATCTACGGCACGGACTTTCCCAACATCCCCTACGCCTGGGACCGTGAGCTGCGGACGATGCTGGGGATGAAGTTGGATGACGCGGTACTCGCGGGCATCCTGGGGCAGAATGCGCTCCAGTTGTACGGAGCGTGA
- a CDS encoding M3 family metallopeptidase has product MHRLVVFVVSLALAGCAGSSSAQRPASSTEHPVPSTPSPLEPDAGRQLTATPGRFLATCLCDVQRASARINALLSLPEPRNVEVALTAYDDAIALLDDANGRAGIGANTHPDAAFRAAAARCAQAADGMRTDVSLNPHVYAALAALDLSGQDTATQRWVDLVLRNFRRAGVNRDEATRARLRELNDALTRLGQAFSQHIREDVRHVDVTPEALEGLPDDYIRDHPPGPDGRVRVTTDASDALPVLTYARDNGAREALWRAGQQRGHPRNLETLSRLLQTRHDLATLLGYPSWAAYASEDKMVRHQHVAEDFIEQLATATTTRVQDDYTALLERKRRDVPGASHVEPWEQTYLKEQVRAERYRFDSRDLRPYFEYTRVKQGVLDITSRLFGLTYRRVPDAPVWHPDIEAWDIYEGPTRLGRFYLDMHPRPNKYAHPAQWDLATGRAGRTLPEGVLTGNFPRPGAHPALLQHSQVQTFFHEFGHLLHHVLGGRTRWAGLSGSRTERDFVEAPAQVLEEWAWRPESLQTFARHVVTGELLPTETILRMRRADAFGKGLWLRQQLFYAAVSLQLHASDPAGVDTTARVNALQERYMPFPAVDDTYAHLSFVQLDGYYSSAYYAYLWSLVIARDLLTPFLEHGLMDTSTAQRYRDAVLGPGGSRDAADLVRSFLGRDYGFEAYTRWLDDA; this is encoded by the coding sequence TTGCACCGCTTGGTCGTCTTCGTCGTCAGCCTCGCGCTCGCAGGCTGCGCTGGCTCGTCATCCGCCCAGCGCCCTGCGTCATCCACCGAACATCCGGTGCCGTCCACGCCGAGCCCCCTGGAGCCTGACGCAGGACGCCAACTGACCGCCACACCCGGGCGGTTCCTGGCGACCTGCCTGTGCGACGTGCAACGGGCCTCGGCGCGCATCAACGCCCTGCTGTCACTGCCCGAGCCCCGGAACGTGGAGGTGGCCCTCACCGCCTACGACGACGCCATCGCACTGCTGGACGACGCCAACGGCCGCGCGGGCATCGGTGCCAACACCCACCCGGACGCCGCGTTCCGCGCGGCGGCGGCGCGCTGCGCCCAGGCAGCGGATGGCATGCGCACGGACGTGTCGCTCAACCCCCACGTCTACGCGGCTCTGGCCGCGCTGGACCTGAGCGGGCAGGACACCGCCACCCAGCGATGGGTGGACCTGGTGCTGCGAAACTTCCGGCGCGCGGGGGTGAACCGGGACGAGGCCACCCGCGCGCGGCTGCGCGAGCTGAACGACGCCCTCACCCGGCTGGGGCAGGCGTTCAGCCAGCACATCCGCGAAGACGTCCGGCACGTGGACGTGACACCCGAAGCGCTGGAGGGCCTTCCCGACGATTACATCCGGGACCATCCGCCCGGGCCCGACGGCCGGGTGCGCGTCACCACCGACGCCTCCGACGCCCTGCCCGTCCTGACGTACGCGCGCGACAACGGCGCCCGCGAGGCGCTCTGGCGCGCGGGCCAGCAGCGCGGCCATCCCCGCAACCTGGAGACGCTGTCACGCCTGCTCCAGACGCGCCACGACCTGGCCACGCTCCTGGGCTATCCGAGCTGGGCCGCCTACGCGTCCGAGGACAAGATGGTCCGGCACCAGCACGTGGCCGAGGACTTCATCGAACAGCTCGCCACCGCCACCACCACGCGCGTGCAGGACGACTACACCGCGCTGCTGGAGCGCAAGCGGCGCGACGTGCCCGGCGCGTCCCACGTGGAGCCGTGGGAGCAGACGTACCTCAAGGAACAGGTGCGCGCGGAGCGTTACCGCTTCGACTCGCGCGACCTGCGGCCCTACTTCGAATACACGCGGGTGAAGCAGGGCGTGCTGGACATCACCTCGCGGCTCTTCGGGCTCACCTACCGCCGCGTCCCGGACGCGCCGGTGTGGCACCCGGACATCGAGGCCTGGGACATCTACGAGGGACCCACGCGTCTGGGGCGCTTCTACCTGGACATGCACCCACGCCCGAACAAGTACGCCCATCCGGCGCAGTGGGACCTGGCCACCGGCCGCGCGGGCAGGACGCTTCCCGAAGGCGTGCTGACAGGCAACTTCCCGCGTCCCGGCGCCCACCCCGCGCTGCTCCAGCACTCCCAGGTGCAGACGTTCTTCCACGAGTTCGGCCACCTGCTGCACCACGTCCTCGGCGGCCGGACGCGCTGGGCCGGCCTGTCCGGCTCGCGCACGGAGCGTGACTTCGTGGAGGCTCCCGCCCAGGTGCTGGAGGAGTGGGCCTGGCGCCCGGAGTCACTCCAGACGTTCGCCCGGCACGTCGTCACCGGCGAGTTGCTGCCCACGGAGACCATCCTCCGGATGCGGCGCGCGGACGCCTTCGGCAAGGGACTGTGGCTTCGCCAACAGCTCTTCTACGCGGCCGTCAGCCTCCAGCTCCATGCGAGCGACCCCGCAGGCGTGGACACCACCGCGCGGGTGAACGCGCTCCAGGAGCGCTACATGCCCTTCCCCGCAGTGGACGACACCTACGCCCATCTCTCCTTCGTCCAGCTCGACGGCTACTACTCCTCCGCGTACTACGCCTACCTCTGGTCGCTCGTCATCGCCCGGGACCTGCTCACACCGTTCCTGGAGCACGGGCTGATGGACACCTCCACCGCCCAGCGCTACCGGGACGCCGTGCTGGGGCCGGGCGGCTCCCGTGACGCGGCGGACCTGGTCCGGTCATTCCTGGGCAGGGACTACGGCTTCGAGGCGTATACCCGTTGGCTGGACGACGCCTGA
- a CDS encoding TatD family hydrolase: MPTPPPIFDAHLHPESLSDQDLESMRFFGVERALVVAHHFPEPTSKALLRHFDDLVERQLPRLERLGIRAYAALGVHPRCIPRRGLSEVLSALPDYFQGGRVVALGETGLHTGGEEEEEAFLEQLALARSLKLRVVVHTPTTDKERHTRRILTLLRQSGLLPSRALVDHANARTVRTILEVGHWAGLTLHPEALKAERAVVLVRRLGSERLMLNSDAGDGAGDILGLARAANLLTKANLSARIVRRVTHENAARFFQVGD; this comes from the coding sequence GTGCCCACCCCACCGCCCATCTTCGACGCCCACCTCCACCCGGAGAGCCTGAGCGACCAGGATTTGGAGTCCATGCGCTTCTTCGGCGTGGAGCGGGCGCTGGTGGTGGCGCACCACTTCCCGGAGCCCACGTCCAAGGCGCTGCTGCGGCACTTCGACGACCTGGTGGAACGCCAGCTCCCCCGGCTGGAGCGCCTGGGCATCCGCGCCTACGCGGCCCTGGGCGTCCACCCACGCTGCATCCCCCGGCGCGGCTTGAGCGAGGTGCTGTCCGCGCTGCCTGACTACTTCCAGGGCGGGCGCGTGGTGGCCCTGGGCGAGACGGGCCTGCACACGGGCGGCGAGGAGGAAGAAGAAGCCTTCCTGGAGCAGCTCGCGCTGGCCCGCAGCCTCAAGCTGCGCGTGGTGGTGCACACCCCCACCACGGACAAGGAGCGCCACACGCGGCGCATCCTCACGCTCCTGCGGCAGTCGGGACTGCTGCCCTCGCGCGCGCTGGTGGACCACGCCAACGCCCGGACGGTGCGCACCATCCTGGAGGTGGGCCACTGGGCCGGGCTGACGCTGCACCCCGAGGCGCTCAAGGCCGAGCGCGCGGTGGTGCTGGTGCGGCGGTTGGGCAGTGAGCGGCTGATGCTCAACTCCGACGCGGGCGACGGCGCCGGGGACATCCTCGGCCTGGCGCGCGCCGCCAACCTGCTGACCAAGGCCAACCTGTCCGCGCGCATCGTCCGCCGCGTCACCCACGAGAACGCCGCTCGCTTCTTCCAGGTGGGCGACTGA
- the ggt gene encoding gamma-glutamyltransferase — MDCSDSARRAEPVKDTSFRGAVLKRGLLAAVMMVACVAQAARPYRGGAVATAYPQASAAALEMLEKGGNATDAAVAAAFVAAVVGPYHSGVGGGGFALVHDAKSGDTKVLDFREVAPKAATRDMYVKDGKVVPGLSTDGALSVAVPGAVAGYLELLKAHGKLKPAVVLAPAIAAARKGMWVTPRYRTMAEGRLACLSRDAEASRVFLVKNAQGQWEPPPVGHVIRQPDLARTLSSIAKGGAKAFYAGPVAKAIATSVQAGGGILTQEDLAAYKTRSATPLEGTYRGHRILTMPPPSAGGVAVIQVLTAMEQLRPQGVTFRDAEALHLYAEAVRRAYVDRAKYLGDPAFVDVPLARLVSPGHVADLAGSIDPKKATPSASLLAPKEGVRGSTLTDEPTTLTPEPEKKNTTHISVIDKDGNAVAMTTTVNYGFGSCVVAKGTGVLLNDEMDDFAAQPGVPNAYGLVTGEPNAIAPGKVPLSSMAPTLVFSKEDPRRVMLAVGSPGGSTIPTTVIQVISNVVDHGMDVARAVNEGRVHHQYLPDELWVDKWGLEPATLSVLEAKGHKVRRVEQWGDAEAVYSDPKTGLRFSASDPRNEGAALGQD; from the coding sequence ATGGACTGTTCAGACAGCGCGAGGAGGGCTGAACCCGTGAAGGACACGAGCTTCCGCGGTGCGGTGCTGAAGCGAGGGCTGCTGGCCGCGGTGATGATGGTGGCGTGTGTGGCGCAGGCGGCGCGGCCCTACCGGGGCGGCGCGGTGGCCACGGCCTACCCGCAGGCGAGCGCGGCGGCGTTGGAGATGCTGGAGAAGGGCGGCAACGCCACGGACGCGGCGGTGGCGGCGGCCTTCGTGGCGGCGGTGGTGGGTCCCTACCACTCCGGCGTTGGCGGCGGCGGCTTCGCATTGGTGCACGACGCCAAGAGCGGCGACACGAAGGTGCTGGATTTCCGCGAGGTGGCCCCCAAGGCGGCCACGCGCGACATGTACGTGAAGGACGGCAAGGTGGTGCCGGGCCTGTCCACGGACGGCGCGCTGAGCGTGGCGGTGCCGGGCGCCGTCGCGGGCTACCTGGAGCTGCTCAAGGCGCACGGAAAGTTGAAGCCGGCGGTGGTGCTGGCGCCGGCCATCGCGGCGGCACGCAAGGGCATGTGGGTGACGCCGCGCTACCGCACCATGGCGGAGGGCCGGCTGGCCTGTCTGAGCCGGGACGCGGAGGCCTCACGCGTGTTCCTGGTGAAGAATGCCCAGGGCCAGTGGGAACCCCCGCCCGTGGGGCACGTCATCCGCCAGCCCGACCTGGCGCGTACGCTGTCCTCCATCGCGAAGGGGGGCGCCAAGGCCTTCTATGCGGGGCCGGTGGCGAAGGCCATCGCCACGTCGGTCCAGGCTGGCGGCGGCATCCTCACCCAGGAGGACCTCGCGGCCTACAAGACGCGGAGCGCCACGCCCCTGGAGGGCACGTACCGCGGCCACCGCATCCTCACCATGCCGCCGCCGAGCGCGGGGGGCGTGGCCGTCATCCAGGTGCTGACCGCGATGGAGCAACTGCGCCCCCAGGGCGTGACGTTCCGCGACGCGGAGGCGCTGCACCTCTACGCGGAAGCCGTGCGGCGGGCCTACGTGGACCGCGCGAAGTACCTGGGGGACCCGGCCTTCGTGGACGTGCCCCTGGCGCGGCTGGTGTCACCCGGCCACGTCGCGGACCTGGCGGGCTCCATCGACCCGAAGAAGGCCACGCCCAGCGCGTCGCTGCTGGCGCCGAAGGAAGGCGTGCGGGGCTCCACGCTGACGGACGAGCCCACCACCCTGACGCCCGAGCCGGAGAAGAAGAACACCACGCACATCTCCGTCATCGACAAGGACGGCAACGCGGTGGCGATGACGACCACGGTGAACTACGGCTTCGGCTCGTGCGTGGTGGCCAAGGGCACCGGCGTGCTGCTCAACGATGAGATGGATGACTTCGCCGCGCAGCCGGGCGTGCCCAACGCGTACGGCCTGGTGACGGGCGAGCCCAACGCCATCGCACCGGGCAAGGTTCCGCTGTCCTCCATGGCCCCCACGCTGGTGTTCTCCAAGGAAGACCCCCGGCGCGTCATGCTCGCGGTGGGCAGCCCTGGCGGCTCCACCATCCCCACCACCGTCATCCAGGTCATCAGCAACGTGGTGGACCACGGCATGGACGTGGCGCGAGCGGTGAATGAAGGCCGCGTGCATCACCAGTACCTGCCCGACGAGCTGTGGGTGGACAAGTGGGGCCTGGAGCCGGCGACGCTGTCCGTGCTGGAGGCCAAGGGCCACAAGGTGCGCCGCGTGGAGCAGTGGGGCGACGCGGAGGCCGTCTACAGCGACCCGAAGACGGGGCTGCGCTTCTCCGCGAGTGACCCGCGCAACGAGGGCGCCGCCCTGGGACAGGATTGA
- the glmU gene encoding bifunctional UDP-N-acetylglucosamine diphosphorylase/glucosamine-1-phosphate N-acetyltransferase GlmU, producing the protein MLRRMSVLAAVVLCAGKGTRMKSEKAKVLHPILGRPLCAYPLKRALELGATSVVPVVGHQAEAVEKAVRGLFPDAPLRFALQREQRGTADAVRSAEEALKGYSGRVLILYGDVPLLRRETLEALLAAHDQAGGKLAMVTTTLEDPTGYGRVIRDGGKVTRIVEHKDCTPEQRAVRECNAGIYSVDADFLWKALAEIKPQNAQGEYYLTDLVEMAAKRGPVGSVEADATETAGVNDRVELAARARVLQQRINEAHMRAGVSLQDPATAYIEEGVTVGPDTEIGPSVTLAAGTVVGKGCTIGQGSVLHASTVADGTVIKPYSVLEEARVGERNVIGPFSRLRPGTELAEDVHLGNFVETKKARIGKGSKANHLTYLGDAVIGSGCNVGAGTITCNYDGVNKHLTELGDGVFIGSDTQLVAPVKVGDGSYVGAGTTVTKNVPPGSLAVSRTPQVTKEGWVATKKARQAKARAG; encoded by the coding sequence ATTCTCCGCCGCATGAGCGTTCTGGCGGCGGTGGTGCTGTGCGCGGGCAAGGGCACGCGGATGAAGTCGGAGAAGGCGAAGGTCCTTCACCCCATCCTCGGTCGACCCCTTTGCGCGTATCCCCTCAAGCGGGCCCTTGAACTGGGCGCCACGTCGGTGGTCCCCGTGGTGGGCCACCAGGCGGAAGCGGTGGAAAAGGCCGTCCGAGGCCTCTTCCCGGATGCCCCCCTGCGCTTCGCGCTCCAGCGCGAGCAGCGCGGGACGGCGGACGCGGTGCGCTCCGCGGAGGAGGCCCTGAAGGGGTACTCCGGACGGGTCCTCATCCTTTACGGCGATGTGCCGTTGCTGCGCCGCGAGACGCTGGAGGCGCTGCTGGCCGCCCATGACCAGGCGGGCGGCAAGCTGGCCATGGTGACCACCACCCTGGAGGACCCCACGGGCTATGGCCGGGTCATCCGCGACGGTGGCAAGGTGACGCGCATCGTGGAGCACAAGGACTGCACCCCGGAGCAGCGCGCGGTGCGCGAGTGCAACGCCGGCATCTACTCCGTGGACGCGGACTTCCTCTGGAAGGCGCTGGCTGAAATCAAACCGCAGAACGCCCAGGGCGAGTACTACCTCACCGACCTGGTGGAGATGGCCGCGAAGCGGGGCCCGGTGGGCTCGGTGGAGGCGGACGCCACGGAGACGGCCGGCGTGAATGACCGGGTGGAGCTGGCCGCCCGCGCGCGCGTGCTGCAGCAGCGCATCAACGAGGCGCACATGCGCGCCGGCGTCTCGCTACAGGACCCCGCCACCGCCTACATCGAGGAAGGCGTCACCGTGGGGCCCGACACCGAAATCGGTCCCTCCGTCACGCTGGCCGCCGGCACCGTGGTGGGCAAGGGCTGCACCATTGGCCAGGGCAGCGTGCTGCACGCCTCCACCGTGGCGGACGGCACCGTCATCAAGCCTTACTCCGTGCTGGAAGAGGCCCGGGTGGGGGAGCGCAACGTCATTGGCCCCTTCTCGCGGCTGCGCCCAGGGACGGAGCTGGCCGAGGACGTGCATCTGGGCAACTTCGTGGAGACGAAGAAGGCCCGCATCGGAAAAGGTTCGAAGGCCAACCACCTCACTTACCTGGGGGACGCTGTCATTGGTTCCGGGTGCAACGTGGGGGCGGGCACCATCACCTGTAACTATGACGGGGTGAACAAGCACCTGACTGAGCTGGGGGATGGTGTGTTCATCGGCTCCGACACCCAGCTCGTCGCGCCCGTGAAGGTCGGCGACGGCTCGTATGTCGGCGCGGGCACCACGGTGACGAAAAATGTGCCTCCAGGGAGCCTCGCTGTGTCCCGGACGCCACAGGTGACCAAGGAAGGTTGGGTGGCCACCAAGAAGGCGCGGCAGGCGAAGGCGCGGGCGGGATAG